In Aspergillus oryzae RIB40 DNA, chromosome 6, one genomic interval encodes:
- a CDS encoding peroxiredoxin-like family protein (predicted protein) codes for MSANPPSTAEPKAAVDTASDSNHLQDFQGEVQTNDQLPSVETLRKIQDYSVLDRHGKSHPFKSLHSGPGVAQRVLVIFVRHFFCGSCQEFLRTLSASITPKALEPLATSTSVVIIGCGDPGLIEMYEKETNCQFPIYTDPTRQLYQDLDMMCSLALGSQPAYISKGMARIVGESMMQAVKYIPSGLAHKSGYYKQIGGEFLFELLDSNADMTGEEEKQVTWCHRMKTTRDHTEIPELMQLLGINQATDPN; via the exons ATGTCCGCCAACCCACCATCCACAGCGGAGCCCAAGGCGGCTGTTGACACTGCCAGTGACAGCAATCACTTGCAAGACTTCCAAGGAGAGGTCCAGACCAATGACCAACTTCCGTCAGTAGAAACACTGCGCAAGATCCAAGATTACTCTGTACTAGATAGACATGGCAAATCTCATCCGTTCAAGAGCCTTCATTCCGGGCCGGGTGTAGCCCAACGGGTTTTagtcatcttcgtccggCACTTTTTCTGCGGC AGCTGCCAAGAGTTCCTCCGAACGTTGTCCGCCTCCATCACCCCGAAAGCCCTGGAGCCCCTGGCAACAAGTACATCAGTGGTCATCATTGGCTGCGGGGATCCAGGCCTGATCGAAATGTATGAGAAGGAAACCAACTGCCAGTTTCCGATCTATACGGACCCCACCAGGCAGCTGTATCAGGACCTCGACATGATGTGCTCCCTCGCCCTTGGCAGTCAACCAGCCTATATTAGCAAAGGTATGGCTCGCATTGTCGGCGAATCAATGATGCAGGCTGTGAAGTATATACCATCTGGCTTGGCGCACAAGAGTGGTTATTACAAGCAGATCGGTGGGGAGTTCCTGTTCGAACTGCTTGACAGTAACGCAGACATGACtggcgaggaggaaaagcaagtaACGTGGTGCCATCGGATGAAGACGACTCGGGATCATACTGAGATACCTGAACTTATGCAGCTGCTGGGTATTAATCAGGCGACTGATCCAAATTGA
- a CDS encoding PaaI family thioesterase (predicted protein), with protein MTTRINKEIESANMNFIDILNTIPPENASLTFFAALPCSRPYLNDSSPYQLITLPSRYKKNDSSDMFFRETMNTPSTFPHTLAFIRKEILRSNHLTWENLDREQIGPDIVLLVHLGSGGNGFRDTAHGGVLAALLDETLGCCIESWAIQLHASEQASSATRPRSYTAKLNILYHAPVESPGIIIVHAWFKKREGRKWFLGAKILGGNGRTRAEASALWISERVTVM; from the coding sequence ATGACGACAAGGATAAATAAAGAGATCGAGAGTGCCAATATGAATTTCATTGACATTCTAAACACAATTCCACCAGAAAACGCATCTTTAACTTTCTTCGCTGCTCTACCATGTAGTCGCCCATATTTGAACGATTCCAGCCCCTACCAGCTTATCACATTGCCATCTAGATACAAGAAAAATGACTCATCAGATATGTTCTTCCGCGAAACCATGAATACCCCAAGCACTTTCCCTCATACCCTTGCGTTCATCAGGAAAGAGATCTTGAGAAGCAACCATTTGACATGGGAGAACCTGGATCGAGAGCAGATTGGGCCGGATATCGTCCTACTCGTACACCTAGGCTCAGGGGGGAATGGGTTCCGCGACACGGCCCACGGTGGCGTACTCGCTGCACTTCTCGATGAGACGTTAGGATGCTGCATCGAATCCTGGGCGATTCAGCTCCATGCCAGTGAACAAGCATCCTCGGCGACGCGACCACGCTCATATACCGCTAAATTGAATATCTTATACCATGCGCCGGTAGAATCACcgggcatcatcatcgttcaCGCCTGGTttaagaaaagagagggcAGAAAGTGGTTTCTAGGCGCCAAGATCCTGGGGGGAAATGGTCGCACTCGAGCGGAGGCGTCGGCCTTGTGGATCAGTGAAAGAGTTACCGTCATGTAA
- a CDS encoding putative dynamin family GTPase (predicted protein) — MGKRVRHFVGVESSEQLAFIDELQALGLSNTINLPELVVVGDQNTGKSSVLQAITEVSFPVKDTMCTRFPIQISFRQTSAAKELPVKATVVPGPLSEEDDELLARVEDFLIEKKELTSEVMEEIIDKATECIFGDQKSTKQLTLSDATLRIERSGPDEMHWTIADLPGLIRGKKSGKGVDGLNDAGNGVNEESHVRNNAAVAEELARTYLNNERNIILVVVDNVDVERHKTFELIEEIPSLQTRCIGVLTKCDRKQEGSDHWMIKLLQNDLATVPHLDHGWFGLRNRLPIERDSSDAERDEMELKEFAKPAWEGLSKDRTGIRSLMSYIDKERRAQIQKEIPHIITEITQHLRECEANLKRMGESRTTARAQRYYVLQFCNEMQKMAEGTLRGQHQDIPSTDAKAMLRYKIRLRLDQFRDDMCRSENIAIKFTDYRADLEWLKSQSSDPRVWEEHVVNGQGLYAAIAQEAKICEGRSLPGSVHPDVEEKLFRKLSVHWEGIAREFVEDVKIMVTDCYNILLKIAIPNSKVRLEVSRIVGKTLEEWNKDADTALRELVEDNQARPLITRNPSLLSFTSMTDEILLGHSSNNKAANGKANGGSNGEDVGPYFIPTSLNQILSARARLDGYYDIALWRFIDNVAMQVMERHVLGPKCPMRIVSADRFAQLDDTELNTVAGEDEADTRMRARLERTRSRYQKALERWERLRVL, encoded by the exons ATGGGAAAGCGGGTACGCCATTTCGTCGGGGTGGAGAGCTCTGAGCAGCTCGCTTTCATCGATGAGCTTCAAGCGCTTGGACTCAGCAACACAATCAATCTTCCGGAA CTTGTCGTCGTCGGTGACCAGAATACCGGCAAGAGCTCTGTCCTTCAAGCTATCACCGAGGTTTCCTTCCCAGTTAAGGACACTATGTGCACTCGCTTCCCGATCCAGATCTCGTTTCGACAGACATCCGCGGCCAAGGAACTTCCCGTGAAGGCTACAGTGGTCCCGGGTCCACTGtctgaggaagacgatgagcttcttgccCGGGTGGAGGATTTCCTtatcgagaagaaggaactGACATCGGAGGTCATGGAGGAGATTATAGATAAA GCAACGGAATGTATCTTCGGTGACCAAAAGTCCACCAAACAGTTGACGCTTAGCGACGCGACTCTTCGAATTGAGCGCTCCGGCCCCGATGAAATGCACTGGACCATTGCTGACCTGCCCGGTCTAATACGCGGAAAGAAATCGGGCAAGGGAGTAGATGGATTGAATGATGCCGGCAATGGAGTAAATGAAGAGTCGCATGTCCGGAATAACGCGGCAgtggcggaggagctggctCGTACCTATTTAAATAACGAGCGAAATATCATTCT GGTTGTCGTCGACAATGTGGATGTGGAGCGACATAAGACCTTTGAGTTGATCGAAGAGATACCGAGTCTGCAGACCCGATGCATTGGGGTTCTCACCAAATGTGATCGCAAGCAGGAAGGATCAGATCACTGG ATGATCAAACTTCTTCAAAACGACCTGGCCACTGTTCCACACTTGGACCATGGTTGGTTTGGATTGCGCAACAGATTGCCTATCGAGCGTGATTCCTCTGACGCAGAGCGTGACGAGATGGAGCTCAAAGAATTTGCTAAGCCAGCTTGGGAAGGTCTTTCGAAAGATAGGACTGGAATCCGATCGTTGATGAGCTACATCGACAAGGAGCGACGTGCCCAAATCCAGAAAGAGATCCCTCACATTATTACTGAGATCACCCAACACCTCCGGGAATGCGAAGCCAATCTGAAAAGAATGGGTGAGTCTAGGACTACCGCGCGAGCTCAGCGATATTATGTCCTCCAGTTCTGCAatgagatgcagaagatggcaGAGGGAACCTTGAGAGGGCAGCATCAAGACATACCTTCAACAGATGCAAAAGCTATGCTCCGGTACAAAATCCGACTTCGTCTGGATCAATTCCGTGATGATATGTGCAGGAGTGAAAACATCGCGATCAAGTTTACAGACTACAGAGCAGACCTAGAGTGGCTTAAATCTCAGAGCTCCGACCCCAGGGTATGGGAGGAGCATGTGGTCAACGGCCAGGGGCTGTACGCAGCAATCGCTCAGGAAGCCAAGATATGCGAAGGAAGAAGCCTCCCAGGGAGCGTTCATCCGGACGTAGAAGAGAAGCTTTTCCGGAAGCTGTCCGTGCACTGGGAGGGTATCGCCCGTGAGTTTGTTGAGGATGTCAAGATCATGGTCACAGACTGCTACAACATTCTATTGAAGATAGCAATACCGAACAGTAAAGTGCGTTTGGAAGTGAGTCGTATTGTTGGGAAAACGCTTGAAGAGTGGAACAAAGATGCAGACACGGCGCTCCGGGAATTGGTTGAAGACAACCAAGCCCGTCCATTGATTACTCGCAATCCATCTCTGCTGTCTTTCACGAGCATGACGGATGAAATCTTGCTTGGCCATTCCTCCAACAATAAAGCAGCGAATGGTAAGGCCAATGGAGGTtcgaatggagaagatgttggccCCTACTTTATACCCACCTCCTTGAACCAGATCCTTTCCGCCCGAGCAAGACTGGATGGATACTACGATATTGCTCTATGGCGCTTTATCGATAATGTGGCAATGCAGGTTATGGAGAGACATGTGCTGGGACCGAAATGTCCAATGCGCATTGTCTCCGCCGATCGTTTTGCTCAGCTTGATGATACAGAGCTGAACACGGTTGCcggcgaagacgaagccGATACTCGTATGCGTGCAAGACTGGAGAGGACGCGATCTCGCTATCAGAAAGCACTTGAGCGTTGGGAGAGACTGAGGGTTCTCTGA
- a CDS encoding uncharacterized protein (predicted protein), whose product MKLLTVAFSLLLLGQVHASPLVLDKRSSCQLGDVWDLNAADAACSASCAIQHGDKHGGHCDKNNGANLTRVALKSAQTVPLMLAALSSKAMITYTIARME is encoded by the exons ATGAAACTTCTGACGGTcgccttttcccttcttcttctcgggcAAGTCCATGCCAGTCCTTTGGTACTCGACAAAAGGTCTTCCTGCCAGTTGGGTGACGTCTGGGACCTCAATGCTGCAGACGCCGCCTGCAGCGCTTCG TGTGCCATTCAACACGGCGACAAACACGGCGGACACTGCGATAAGAACAA TGGCGCGAATCTAACAAGAGTAGCCCTGAAATCTGCCCAGACTGTGCCCTTGATGCTCGCTGCTCTGAGCTCCAAAGCAATGATAACCTACACAATTGCtcgaatggaatga
- a CDS encoding flavin monoamine oxidase family protein (monoamine oxidase) — MKELFDVAVIGAGMAGILAARDLSQKGHSVVLLEGRDRVGGRTFTTEAFGTELELGGTYVHWTHPTIWHELQRHDISVFPPLDSEKAYWLADGDVHSGTMNDYYEALNPLMSHLVHDARSQFPMPFNVSASANDVDQESLEDRIVSLGLSAYERDILEGAMSGLVHSYREQGVAQLLQGVSGTFGDYNGFFETASFWHIEGGTKRLAAAMMSESTATLRLQTPVQSISDNGSFVTVTTRADEDIHARFVITALPINTLDDITIKPELPAPVQSMIGSKNPVMASKIYVRAKGTIEPFNAFAPAGKNPINAARVESRYEGDTLIMCICSDAAAIQANDHEAVQEALRKFVPEIEVVDTASHDWGTDEFSQGGWGWYRPGNLTGAAPLMRQRHGRIFFAGSDIASLGAGFIEGAMQTGVIAAREVATALANGE, encoded by the coding sequence atgaaAGAACTTTTTGATGTCGCAGTGATAGGTGCTGGGATGGCGGGAATACTGGCCGCCCGAGATCTCAGCCAGAAGGGTCATTCTGTTGTCCTTCTCGAGGGTCGAGACAGAGTCGGTGGACGGACCTTTACGACCGAAGCCTTTGGAACCGAGCTCGAATTGGGAGGCACCTATGTGCACTGGACCCATCCAACCATTTGGCACGAGCTACAACGGCACGATATCTCAGTCTTTCCACCGTTGGATTCGGAGAAAGCCTACTGGCTAGCGGATGGAGATGTCCACTCGGGCACAATGAACGACTACTACGAAGCCCTCAATCCCCTCATGTCACATTTGGTGCACGACGCTCGTTCCCAGTTTCCGATGCCGTTCAACGTCAGTGCTTCAGCGAATGATGTCGACCAGGAATCCCTCGAAGACCGCATTGTATCCTTGGGTCTCTCTGCCTATGAACGTGACATTCTCGAGGGAGCCATGTCAGGTCTGGTTCACTCGTATAGGGAGCAGGGTGTTGCCCAGCTCCTGCAAGGTGTATCTGGCACCTTTGGGGACTATAATGGCTTCTTTGAAACTGCTAGCTTTTGGCATATAGAAGGTGGTACCAAGCGTCTGGCAGCTGCCATGATGTCCGAATCGACTGCCACGTTACGCCTCCAGACACCCGTTCAATCAATTTCAGACAACGGCTCTTTTGTGACAGTAACCACACGTGCtgatgaagatatccatgCACGCTTTGTTATCACTGCACTGCCCATAAACACCCTGGATGATATAACCATCAAGCCCGAGCTTCCTGCACCGGTGCAAAGCATGATCGGCAGCAAGAATCCTGTCATGGCCAGCAAGATATACGTACGTGCCAAGGGTACCATTGAACCATTCAATGCTTTTGCTCCGGCCGGGAAGAACCCTATCAATGCAGCTAGGGTCGAATCGCGGTATGAAGGAGACACCCTCATCATGTGCATTTGCTCTGATGCCGCAGCAATCCAAGCCAATGACCATGAGGCGGTACAAGAAGCTTTGCGGAAATTTGTTCCTGAGATTGAGGTTGTCGATACTGCTAGTCATGACTGGGGTACCGACGAGTTTTCTCAGGGTGGCTGGGGATGGTATCGGCCTGGGAACCTCACAGGAGCCGCCCCACTGATGCGACAACGCCATGGTCGCATTTTCTTTGCAGGGAGTGACATTGCTTCACTCGGAGCTGGCTTCATCGAGGGTGCTATGCAGACGGGTGTAATTGCGGCTCGCGAGGTTGCCACTGCCTTGGCGAATGGAGAATAA
- a CDS encoding saccharopine dehydrogenase family protein (predicted protein), whose protein sequence is MTRSISSTDRVVFIGAAGEMCRVAIERFATASNASLVLADINTDALESLLAKLPAGRATTKKLDLFDEASLHETVTGAALVVLGAGPYARTSGPVLAACLKAKVPYLDFDDDVESTTAALSLHEKAQEAGVPCYIGCGASPGMSNMLAVDAVSDLDTVDTIDLCWLVGDERPGIGKAVLEHLMHIAAGPCLTWANGKSSLNESWVETGYAPMVGQSGETLLHETAHPEPVTLPRLFPTAARIRCLGGLDPAPFNGIARGLGTAVRRQALSMDEAVGFLLNLVNNPPSYNGWTDALGGLTGHFRGGDITIKELWQLVAQGAHALGPWRYALMGMIDQIRSGECTTGEILSFIASSARGQPAPYRGSLLVRAIGSRHGHPAVVIKRTTKCGEGSYLMKNMASITGTACAAFMVMALEPGQKRTGVFAPEGWAKPQDFYRALEQPELECIALLHVS, encoded by the exons ATGACTCGCTCCATCAGCAGCACTGACCGGGTTGTCTTTATTGGGGCCGCTGGGGAGATGTGTCGTGTGGCCATCGAACGGTTTGCTACCGCAAGCAATGCCTCACTCGTTCTAGCGGACATCAACACGGACGCCCTGGAATCGCTCCTCGCGAAGCTGCCAGCCGGCCGTGCGACAACAAAAAAGCTGGATCTTTTTGATGAAGCTAGTTTGCACGAGACGGTTACCGGCGCTGCCCTCGTTGTCCTTGGCGCCGGACCGTATGCGCGAACCTCAGGGCCTGTCCTGGCCGCCTGTCTGAAGGCGAAGGTACCTTACCTTGACTTTGACGACGATGTGGAGAGTACTACGGCAGCTCTCTCCCTACATGAAAAAGCTCAGGAGGCTGGTGTGCCATGCTATATTGGCTGCGGAGCCTCACCGGGTATGAGCAATATGCTGGCCGTTGATGCCGTCAGCGATCTTGACACGGTTGATACCATCGACCTCTGTTGGCTTGTCGGTGACGAGCGTCCCGGCATTGGCAAGGCGGTTCTGGAACATCTTATGCATATCGCTGCTGGGCCTTGTTTGACATGGGCGAATGGAAAATCATCGCTCAATGAATCATGGGTCGAGACAGGGTATGCGCCTATGGTAGGGCAATCTGGTGAAACACTTTTACACGAGACAGCGCATCCGGAGCCAGTAACCCTACCACGGCTATTCCCAACCGCCGCTCGTATTCGATGCCTGGGCGGGCTGGATCCTGCGCCTTTTAACGGAATTGCCCGTGGACTTGGCACTGCCGTCCGTCGGCAAGCATTGTCTATGGACGAGGCCGTTGGCTTCTTGCTCAACCTGGTCAATAACCCCCCATCGTACAATGGCTGGACCGATGCGTTGGGCGGCTTGACCGGACATTTCCGTGGCGGCGATATTACTATCAAGGAGCTGTGGCAGTTGGTTGCGCAAGGGGCTCATGCTCTAGGCCCTTGGCGCTACGCACTGATGGGCATGATTGACCAGATCCGAAGCGGCGAATGCACAACTGGAGAGATCCTGTCTTTCATCGCCTCTTCTGCACGTGGCCAACCAGCACCATATCGTGGCAGTCTCCTAGTGCGAGCGATTGGCTCCCGCCATGGCCACCCTGCCGTTGTTATCAAACGAACAACGAAATGTGGCGAAGGCTCCTATCTTATGAAGAACATGGCATCAATCACGGGAACGGCATGCGCCGCGTTCATGGTGATGGCGCTGGAGCCAGGGCAGAAGCGGACTGGTGTCTTCGCTCCCGAGGGTTGGGCGAAGCCGCAGGATTTCTATCGAGCTCTGGAGCAA CCAGAGCTCGAATGTATCGCGTTGCTGCATGTTAGCTGA
- a CDS encoding DSD1 family PLP-dependent enzyme (predicted amino acid aldolase or racemase): MEANIKKLFDSLLPTGLNIRPHLKTTKSAILAQKLAAAGAKGCCVAKVSEAEAITAAGFDDILITCEIIGEPKVKRLVELFKKHKKIRIVVDSEVGATAISNALAQAGVAEPISVLIDLDVGLHRTGVANAQAALALARHIKNLRQLRLIGVQGYEGHLQHLHSWEDRKKQCLESMKILTDTATLLRNEGFNIEVVTTGGTGTAEFCATVPGVTELQPGSFIFMDTDYRNAVGTFFSNSLTLLSTVISKQGDRKVTIDTGLKSLTTDSGLAECKDPRYTHENLGDEHGSLSWEEGTPDLAVGDRVEMIPSHIDPTINLHDFYYGYRNGVVEEIWRVDSRGKVQ; this comes from the coding sequence ATGGAAGCCAATATTAAGAAGCTCTTTGACAGTCTCCTCCCCACTGGGCTTAATATTCGCCCTCATCTAAAGACAACAAAGAGCGCGATTCTCGCACAGAAGCTTGCCGCGGCAGGAGCCAAAGGCTGCTGTGTGGCTAAAGTGTCTGAAGCCGAGGCTATCACCGCCGCGGGGTTCGACGACATCCTTATCACCTGCGAGATCATTGGCGAGCCCAAAGTGAAACGACTGGTGGAACTATTCAAGAAGCACAAAAAGATCAGGATTGTGGTAGACAGCGAGGTTGGCGCAACGGCAATTAGCAATGCACTGGCGCAGGCTGGTGTTGCAGAACCCATCTCCGTTCTAATAGATCTAGATGTTGGTCTGCATCGCACAGGTGTTGCCAATGCACAGGCGGCGCTAGCTCTAGCAAGGCATATCAAGAATCTTCGCCAGTTGCGCTTGATTGGTGTCCAGGGATATGAGGGCCATTTGCAGCATCTCCACAGCTGGGAGGACCGTAAGAAACAATGTCTCGAGTCAATGAAAATCCTCACAGATACAGCTACTCTGCTGCGCAACGAGGGCTTCAACATTGAAGTGGTCACTACAGGGGGAACGGGAACCGCTGAGTTTTGCGCTACCGTGCCTGGTGTGACTGAACTGCAGCCCGGATCCTTCATTTTCATGGATACCGACTACCGTAACGCGGTGGGGACATTCTTTTCAAATAGTCTGACTTTACTATCCACGGTCATCAGCAAGCAAGGAGACCGGAAAGTAACGATCGACACTGGGCTGAAGTCCTTGACGACAGACAGTGGTCTGGCAGAGTGCAAAGACCCGAGATACACGCACGAGAACCTGGGCGATGAACACGGCTCACTGAGTTGGGAGGAAGGAACTCCAGATCTGGCTGTGGGTGATAGGGTTGAAATGATTCCGAGCCATATTGATCCCACTATCAACCTGCATGATTTTTACTATGGCTATCGGAACGGGGTTGTCGAGGAAATCTGGCGTGTGGACTCGAGAGGAAAGGTCCAATAG
- a CDS encoding polysaccharide lyase family 7 protein (predicted protein), which yields MILKSALTAVVLCLAVEGAAALDPKCAPGGNFDLSYWNLQLPTGKTGHPATKTPSQLKGCDGYQESGVFYTDSKDGALVMKVPGSPSSTACVTTPNSKHCRTELRELSFDSGDKASWSPSAPKNRLKATVTVPTPDDGSHGTVIGQIHIDDTISTKPVCELYYSKSGDLVMGVEKTRDGGNSIFTKVGNVSVGERFSYEIRYESDELSVSINGAAPQKLDTYSLDSPRSYFKAGNYNQGDSASEVHFYELNVEH from the coding sequence ATGATACTCAAGTCGGCTCTTACAGCTGTCGTCCTTTGTCTCGCCGTTGAAGGAGCTGCCGCCCTCGATCCAAAATGTGCACCAGGAGGCAATTTTGACCTGTCGTACTGGAATCTCCAGCTCCCCACTGGCAAAACTGGCCATCCCGCGACCAAAACGCCATCTCAACTGAAAGGCTGCGATGGGTACCAGGAGTCTGGAGTTTTCTACACCGACAGCAAGGATGGAGCCCTAGTGATGAAAGTCCCCGGTTCTCCTTCCTCTACCGCCTGCGTGACGACCCCCAATAGCAAACACTGTCGCACTGAACTCCGTGAGCTCAGCTTTGATAGCGGTGATAAGGCTAGCTGGAGTCCATCCGCGCCGAAGAACCGACTGAAGGCCACCGTCACTGTACCAACACCGGATGATGGGTCCCACGGCACTGTCATCGGTCAGATCCACATCGATGACACCATCTCGACTAAGCCCGTCTGCGAGCTCTATTACAGCAAATCGGGTGATCTAGTTATGGGAGTTGAAAAGACGCGCGATGGGGGCAACAGTATCTTCACGAAGGTGGGAAATGTCTCTGTTGGGGAGAGATTTTCGTATGAGATTCGATATGAGTCGGACGAGTTGAGCGTCAGCATCAACGGAGCGGCACCGCAGAAACTGGATACATACTCTTTGGATTCGCCCAGGTCGTACTTCAAGGCTGGTAACTATAACCAGGGAGATTCGGCTTCAGAAGTGCACTTTTATGAACTAAATGTTGAGCATTAA
- a CDS encoding glycoside hydrolase family 75 protein (predicted protein): MHFAGIVAIALATGATAYDLPENLKQIYEKHKSGKCSKELQGGYDNGHSHDGKSFSYCGDIPNAIYLHSSKNGGQYADMDIDCDGANRHAGKCSNDHSGQGETRWKDEVQKLGIDDLDANIHPYVVFGNENDDGDDPEFDPRKHGMEPLSVMAVVCNKKLFYGIWGDTNGHTATGEASLSMAELCFPEEDPSGDSGHEPNDVLYIGFTGKEAVPGKSADWKADSTESFEESIKELGDKLVAGLKA; this comes from the exons ATGCACTTCGCGGGAATCGTCGCTATTGCGCTGGCAACTGGTGCTACTGCGTATGATCTACCAGAGAATCTGAAGCAGATCTACGAGAAGCATAAG AGCGGAAAGTGCTCCAAAGAACTGCAGGGTGGCTACGACAATGGTCATTCCCATGATGGGAAGTCCTTCTCCTACTGTGGCGATATCCCCAACGCGATCTATCTTCATTCGTCGAAGAATGGAGGCCAATATGCGGATATGGACATTGACTGTGATGGAGCGAATAGACACGCTGGCAAGTGCTCCAATGATCACTCCGGTCAGGGTGAAACCCGCTGGAAGGATGAGGTTCAGAAGCTTGGGATTGATGACTTGGATGCAAACATCCACCCATATGTGGTCTTTGGAAATGAGAacgatgatggcgatgacCCAGAATTTGATCCACGCAAACATGGAATGGAGCCATTGAGTGTAATGGCTGTTGTCTGCAACAAAAAGCTG TTCTATGGTATTTGGGGCGATACCAATGGCCATACTGCAACCggagaagcttctctttCGATGGCAGAACTCTGCTTCCCTGAGGAGGACCCCTCTGGGGACAGTGGCCATGAGCCGAATGATGTTCTCTACATTGGTTTCACTGGTAAAGAGGCGGTTCCTGGAAAGAGCGCTGACTGGAAGGCAGACAGTACTGAGTCCTTCGAGGAGAGTATCAAGGAGCTGGGGGATAAATTGGTTGCTGGTCTGAAGGCTTAA